CGAAATGATCGCGGCTCGCGCTCACTAATTTACTTTGCTCATCAAGTGGAAACTTTAAAAACCATACATAAGGTTCTTTACTTGCTTTGCTATCCCAAAATTGAATAGCGAGCCATGCATGCCCCGCAAGCGGATAAGGATAAGGAACTTGCGCTTGCTCAATAGCTAAAAATTGTTTTTTATCAAGCTTAGTAATATGCCTACCAATATCAAAAGCACGCCATTGTGTACCGGCGCCATCTAAAAGTTGGCCAAGTGTCGCTATGTGTTCGCTCATCGTTATCTCAATTGTTTTTACTGCAAAATTGCCTCAATTATACGCCATAGCAGGCATTGAGGGAACAGGGTATAATTGCCCTATAACGTAAAAAGAAGAGTGGTTATGTATCAGCAAACACAGGCTTATTTAAACCAATTAAGCACCCTTTTAAAAAAACATAAGCTGTGGCAAAGCACGCCAATAGAGGCGCACAAATTACAATCTCAAGTGCCTTTTTGTCACGATACCATGGCATTTGAGCAATGGTTACAGTTTGTATTTATTGAAAAAATGCAGCAATTAATAACGCTTAATCAACCATTGCCGCAAAATTTTGCCATTGCGCCTATGGCAGAAATGGCGTTAGTAGGTAAAACCGGCAGCGGTGAAATTATAACGCTACTTAGTGAGCTTGATGCATTTTTAGGTAAACGTCATGACTGAAAAGGGAGAACCTGTAGAGTACGGCGAACTTAATATTCTCTACCAAGACGAACACTTTGTTGCCATAGATAAGCCCGCAGGCTTATTGGTCCATCGCTCTTTTTTAGATAAACACGAAACTCAGTTTGCAATGCAGATGCTGCGCGACCAATTAGGGCAACATGTATTTCCGGTGCACAGGCTAGATAGACCAACATCGGGCGTGTTGTTATTTGCGCTAAGCTCAGAAGCGGCTCGTGATATGAATCAGTTATTTATTGAAGGCACGATTGCAAAACGTTATTTAGCCCTTGTACGTGGTTTTGCGCCTGAATCGGTGTTTCTAGATAAACCATTAAAAGAAGAGCTTGATAAAATAGCTGACAAATTTGCTACGCAAAATAAAGCGCCACAAGCGGCGCAAACACAATTTAATTGCCTGCATCAAGCTTCGCTACCCATTCCTATTGGTAAATACCCCACGGTGCGTTACTCGCTCGTAGAGTGTTTTCCAAAAACGGGGCGAAAGCATCAAATTAGGCGCCACCTTAATCATTTATCAATACCTATTATTGGTGATGTAAACCATGGTGATAACCAGCATAATCAATTTTTTAGGGAGCATTTTGCACTGAGGCGGTTAATGCTATTTGCAACGCAGCTTAGTTTTGTGCACCCTTATACGCATAAACCCATCGTAATTAAAGCGCCACTAGGTGAAGACATGCTTAGTATATGTAAGCAACTAGGTTGGCCACAGCAAGAAAAGGATTATTAATGGCACATATTAGTATTTTTGTAGGCAGCGTTAACGGCGGTGCAGAACGTTTAAGTTATGACGTTGCAAATACAATTGAAAAAGCGGGGCACACTGCGAGCGTTATTAATGAGGCCTCACTTGATGATATTAAAAACGCCTCACATATATTAGTTGTTACCTCTACCACAGGGCAAGGCGATGTACCAAGCAACTTAGCAGGGCTCTACTTTGCTATGAACAGCACATTTCCGATGCTAACTGATAAGCCATTTGGTGTTATAGCCATGGGCGATAGATGCTACGGCGATACGTTTTGCGGTGCAGGGCGCAGCTTTGATGAGCTACTACGTGACTTGCAAGCTAAGCCGGTAGGAAACCGTTTGGAAATAGATGCCTGCGAAGATTTCGAGCCTTGGCCTGTAGCAGAGCCGTGGTTAAAAATATGGCTTGAAAAATTACCTGCTTAGTAAACTGCTTTATACCAATGCGCATAATTAAGTGATCTATTTTGAGGATGGATAAACGTGTTGATAGCAAGGCAAAAAGTTCGCGATTTAGTTGTTCTCGGCAATTGCTCCTGCATTGCTCTACCTTCTGCATCCATGCAGTCGTAAATGAGATTTTTTTAACGCAGATAGTGACACGTTTAGTCCCTGAAAATGATTAAGTATTATTGCGGATTGGTATTATATTTACAAAACAAAAAAGGAGCGCATGCGCTCCTTTTAAGTATTTATTAAACAGTGGGTTAACTACTTCTTACATCAACTTTAAGCTTTAACTTTTGACCCGGTTGTAAATACTTTTGGCCGGCTAAGTTATTCCACTTAATTATTTCGCTTACGGTTAAATTAAATTTAGAGGCAATACGTGCAAGCGAGTCACCACGGCGTACTTTGTAGGTAATAGTACGATTGGTACTTGCAGTTGCTTGTGGTTTACTCGCTGATTTATAAACAGTAAGCTTTTGATTTAATTTAAGTACTGCATTTTTCTTCAACTTGTTCCACGAAGCCAGTTCATCCATAGTGACATCGTATTCGCGGCTAATGTCCCACAGGGTGTCGCCACTTTTAACTGTATGCGACAACTTAGTACGGGTGGCTTTATTAGCAGCTAAACGCATTTGCTTAGGTAAATGTTCGCTATTAATTGCCCCATCGGTTAAGGGGACTAATAACTGTTGGCCAATACGTATGGTGTTTGACTTTAATTTATTAAGCGAACGAATAGCACTGGTGCTGGTGGTAAACTTTTTAGCAATAACCGATAGGCTATCACCGCGCGCCACTGTGTATTGTTGCCAGCGTAGGCGGTCTTTAACATCGGTTTGCGCCAGCTTTTGGCTAAATTGTTCAGCTTTATCGGTGGGTAATAGTAAAAAGTGCGGGCCGTTAGGGTCGGTCGCCCAGCGGTTAAAGCCTGGGTTTAACCTGTATAACTCAGTAAGGGTCATATCGGCCATATCTGCGGCAAGTGCTAAGTCAATCTGCGTGCCTACATCAACCACCTCTACAACTTGCGCGTTAATAACTGGTTTCCACTTTACATTAAACTCATCAGCACGTTTTAATAAATCGGCAAGAGCTAAAAGCTTTGGTACATACGCGGTGGTTTCGCTTGGTAAATCTAAAGACCAAAAATCGGTAGGTAAATGCTTTTTACGATTTTTCTTAATCGCACGCATTAAGCGCCCTTCGCCCGAGTTATAAGCCGCTATGGCGTTTAACCAATCGCCTTCAAGGGTTTTATGTAAATACGATAAGTAATCAAGGGCAGCACGCGTAGATTGCACTATGTCGCGTCGGCCGTCATACCACCAGTTTTGTTTTAAATCAAAACGCTCGCCCGTTGCTGGCATAAATTGCCAAATACCCGAAGCACTGCGATTAGAGTAACCAAATGGGTCAAACGCACTTTCTACAATAGGTAAAAGGGCGATTTCGATAGGCATTTCGCGCTTTTCTACTTCTTCAACAATAAAGTGTAAGTAAGGTTCTGCGCGTTTTGAAATGCGGTCTAAATAAGCTTGATGACGCGCATAGTAATTACGCTCGGTAACAACAGGGCGGTTTTGCGGTACATCAATAGACAGTTGGTAGCGAATGCGTTCCCACACATCATCAAAAACGGGGGCGTCTTCGCTCTGCTCAACGTGTTGATATTGCTCGTTTACCATCAATGCATTGTTAATATCGTTAGGGCTTGCGCCTTCTAAGCGCTTATTTGCTTGGGTAGCAGCTTGTGCGTCTGAATCTACGGTTGTTAATGTTTGACAACCACTTAGCGCAAGCGCCAAGGCAATTAATAGAGGAGATTTATTCATATATACCAATACATCAGGTAAAAAACTCGGCGAATACTACCCGTTATGAGTCAACATTGCCACTTAACGACCAACTTTAACATGCTGATAAAACCATGCGCTTTTTTTAAACCCATGGTTTTACTTAGCTCAAAGCTAAGCATGATGCTGCAAAATTAATTACAACAGGTCAACATATCTTAACTAAAAGTTGTCTTTGAAACGTCTCAGACTAGCAAAGTTTTCCCATGGTTCATTGTTTTTTGTAACCAGTATAAATTCTCTTGGGATTAACTCTGTAATAGTAGGTAGGTCACTGCGCATAAATGGGTTAATTTTAAGCTCTTGGCCTATTGTACTTGGCAGTGTTATTTCGCTCTTATTGCGCTGCGCATCTACTTTATCGCTGTATTGGAGTAGCTCAGGGTTACGCGGCTCAACGGCTTTTGCAAATGCTAAATTGGCTTGTGTGTATTCATGCGTACAGTACACTTTGCAGGTTTTAGGTAGCTCACGCAGCTTATTAAACGACTCCCACATTTGCTCAGGCGTGCCTTCAAATAATCGCCCACAGCCCCCACTAAAAAGCGTATCGCCTGTAAAAGCCAACTCTTCGTGAATATAACAAATGTGATCAAGGGTATGGCCAGGGGTGGTAATAATGTTAAAACGCGTACCCAATACCTCAATGCTATCGCCATCAACCAGTGTATTGGTGATCCCCGCAAACGGACTGTTTATAGGGCCGTACACTGCAATGTTTGAAAACTGTTTTACAAGCTCGGCTACGCCACCGGTGTGATCGCTATGATGGTGGGTAATTAAAATGCCACCAAGTTGTATGTTATGCTCTGCTAAATGCGCCATAACGGGCTGGGCGTCGCCTGGGTCAACCACCCATGCTAGGTCGCTATTATGGGTAGTTACACACCAAATATAATTGTCAGAAAATGCTTTAATTGCTTTAACTTGCACCATATTAATTTGCTCTATAAAGTGACGGGTAACACCTAGTATAACGAGCTATAAAAATGAAACCAGCCCTTAGTTTTCAAGAAGGACCCAAACCGCTGTCATGGCAGCAGTTCCCTCATGGGGATTATTTACGTGCTGACATTGAACAAAAAATGGATCAATGGCTGGGGCGTATGTTTGGTTACCATATGCTTAAATTAGGTAATTTAAGTGGCGAACTTAATACCAGCGTAAGCACTATAAAACACCAAGTATGTGTTGCCGAAAAGGGGCCTTACACAGGTGTAATAGCCGATATAGACGAACTGCCTTTTTATGAGCACAGTGTTGATGCGTGTATTTTAAGTCACTGCTTAGAGTATCACTCAGATCCACACCACATATTACGCGAGGCACACCGCACGCTGATACCCGGTGGATACATTGTTATTACCGGGTTTAATCCGTTTAGTTTATGTGGATTGGCGCAAATGTTGCCCTTTAGCGGTCAAAAACTGCCGTGGACAGGGCGCTTTTTTACGCCTGCACGGGTAAAAGATTGGCTAAACTTATTAGGGTTTGAAATTATTAGTGATGATCGCTTTATTTACTCATCCCTTGCACGGGGTAACAGGCTTTCGCGGTTTGCGTTTTGGCGCAGTTTTGCCAAACAGTATTTAAAACCTATGGGGAGTGTGTATATGTTGGTAGCGCGAAAACGTGTGGCTCCGCTTACGCCTATAAAACCTAAGTGGCATGCAAGGCCACAGTTTTCACCCGTAAAAGGGGCTGGGCTTAGGCAAACCTCAAAGCAGCACTTTAAGCAGTGTGAGCAAAAAAATAATAATAGTTAATGGGTGCGTATGCACTTTTTAACTAACCCCTTAGCTTTTTGTTCACGCCACTAAAAAGTACCAAAGCTTTAACGGGTTAAGGCTGGTACCCTACATCGTCAAGCAGGTTGCTACTGCTTGCGGCGTCACGGGCTAAATCGTCAACTATTTCGTTATATTTATGCCCACTATGTCCCTTTACCCATTTCCATGTAACCGTATGCTCACTGCAAGCGCTATCAAGGCGTTTCCACAAATCAACATTTTTAACAGGCTTCTTCGCCGATGTTTGCCAGCCTCGTTTTTTCCAATTTGCAATCCACGACTCAATGCCTTGCTTAACATATTGGCTATCTGTAGTGAGGTTAACGATGCAAGGGCGGGTAAGTGATTCAAGGGCAACAATGGCCGCTAGCATTTCCATACGGTTGTTTGTGGTGAGCTTATAGCCTTGGCTTAATTTTTTTTCGTGGCCGTTATAAATCATAAAAATACCATAACCACCTGGGCCCGGATTACCTAAACATGAGCCATCGGTGTAAATCTCTACGGTTTTTTGCACTGTTTTACCTTGATATTATGTACAATAAAGTGATTATAGAAAGATACCAGAGTCAGGCTAAATTCGATATGGCACGTAGACAAATAGTTTTAGATACAGAAACCACCGGCATCGACCCCAAACAGGGGCACCGCATTATAGAAATTGGGTGTGTAGAATTAGTAAACCGACGTTTAACCGGTAATAATTTTCATGTTTACATTAACCCACAACGCAGCATAGAAGAAGAAGCGATAGATGTTCATGGTATTACCAACGAATTTTTACGTGACAAACCACTTTACCGCGATATAGCGCAAGAGTTTTTTGACTACATTAAAGGTGCAGAGCTTGTAATACATAACGCCCCGTTCGATGTGGGCCACATGGATAACGAATTTGCATTGCTTAACCAAGGCTACCCAAATACCCACGATTACTGCCAAGTTCTCGACACCCTTAAAATGGCGCGTGACTTGCATCCTGGTCAAAAGAACAACCTAGATGCTTTGTGCCGCCGTTACGATATAGATAACGCAAAACGAACATTGCACGGCGCATTACTGGATTCTGAAATTTTAGCCGATGTTTACCTAGCCATGACTGGCGGGCAAACCAAGCTAAACTTAAACCAAAATAAAGATGACGGCAGCGAGCAACAGACTGGCGGCATAAGACGCTTAAGTAGTGACAGAGCACCTTTGGTTGTATTGCGCGCAAACGATGCAGAGCAAAGCGCACACGAAGCACGACTAGATCTTGTAAACAAAGAAGGCGGCCACTGTTTATGGCGCGCTGAATAAGGCTAACTATGAAAACGATGTATTTTATAACTGTACTGTGCGCTACCTCGCTGTTTAGCGCCAGTGCGTTTGCGGTTAAGCAAGTAGAGCTGCTTAAACGCGATGGCCAACAAAATGAAATACCGCTGCTAGATAACCGTTTTCGTATAGACAGCCAATTAGACGAAATAACCTTACTATTTTTTAGAAAGCCAGGTTCGCCTGCCGTTATTTTAGTCAGACCTGATGGTAGCAAGTATTTTGCTACTAACGCAGTTAAAGATCCTAACCTCGATTGGTTTGATGAACTTAGTTACGATTTAATCACCATAAAAAAGCCCATGGCTGGCCCATGGCAAGTTATAGGCCGCATTTTGCCCGACAGCCGCATTGTAGTGCTTGGTGAAGTGTCTTTAAAAGCGCAGCCGTTACCCCCTATGTTGTTTAGAGGTGAGACAATAAAAATAACGGGCGAAATTTTAAATGATGATGAGCCTATTGATGCTAACTTATTCACAGAGGTAGTAAGCCTTAACGTTGACTTTGTGAGTACCAACGATGAAAGCTATGCAAACTTTGGTGCAGGCATTCAAGAGGTTGCAGAATTTAAAGACGATGGCCGCGGCTTTGACGAGCGCCCTAGAGATGGCGTATTCACAGGTGAGTTTAATTTAGACTTTCCTGCAGGGCAGTGGACGCCAGAACTCTATATAGCGACTCCTTTATTACAGCGACGGATAGTGCAAGACCCTATTATTGTGCATGAACCGCCATTTAAATCTGAAATAGCACTGGCAGAGCAAGATATCGACGATCACCTGCTAACTATTAATATAGATAGCAGTATAGTCAAACCCAACACCGTCATTGTGCAGGGGAAAATTTATTACCCTAATAATGAAGAGCAAATGTTTACCATTGATGCGCAAGCGGGTGATACACGCCAACTGGCAATTAAAAACTATGATTGGGGAAGATACAGCGTTGAACTGTCTGTTTTTGGCACTAATATAAACGGGCGTGAGTTTATGGCCACAATACCAACGTACAAATTCGAGATAGAAAGACCCATAGAAGCAGTGCCTGAAATAGACCCTGCTACGCTTATTGATCAAAACCTCCCCCTAGAGACTGAGCCTGTAGAAGAAAAAATGGCCACTTCTACATTAGTGATTTTAATCTTAGGCTGTAATTTACTCATTTTATTGATAGGGTGGTTAGCAATTCGTATTTTTGTACAGAATAAACCGATTAAATTTAAAGTTAAGCTTCCTTTTTTAAAGAAAAAGAAAGCAGCTGATGACGAAGTTGCCAGCGCGGATAAAAATCAAGTCGGCCAAAATGGCTCAAAAAGTGATAAATCAGGTGAAATTTTAAACCTTTCGATGTCAGATGACTAAAAAACCTGTAAAAAAACAAAAAAGCCCTTGACGAAGTAGGGGCTGATTCGTATTATTCACGCCGCTGCAAAGGGAGACCTAAGCAGAAACGAAAATGCGGAGTGGTAGTTCAGTTGGTTAGAATACCGGCCTGTCACGCCGGGGGTCGCGGGTTCGAGTCCCGTCCACTCCGCCAATTTTCGACAATTTGTAAGTAGACGCTGGAGTGGTAGTTCAGTTGGTTAGAATACCGGCCTGTCACGCCGGGGGTCGCGGGTTCGAGTCCCGTCCACTCCGCCAACACTTACACAACATATGGTTGTAAAACATATTCTTATTATGGAGTGGTAGTTCAGTTGGTTAGAATACCGGCCTGTCACGCCGGGGGTCGCGGGTTCGAGTCCCGTCCACTCCGCCAATAAGAAAAAATAACAGTTTAAATATGCGCTGGAGTGGTAGTTCAGTTGGTTAGAATACCGGCCTGTCACGCCGGGGGTCGCGGGTTCGAGTCCCGTCCACTCCGCCACTATTTAAACAACGTTATGTTACAAAATTTGTATGCTGGAGTGGTAGTTCAGTTGGTTAGAATACCGGCCTGTCACGCCGGGGGTCGCGGGTTCGAGTCCCGTCCACTCCGCCAACAAATTTAGTAATGACAAGTAAAATGATATCTCTGCGGAGTGGTAGTTCAGTTGGTTAGAATACCGGCCTGTCACGCCGGGGGTCGCGGGTTCGAGTCCCGTCCACTCCGCCATTTGATATCGTAATAAAATTAGTAAGTGCATTACCCCATGCACATACCACTGCGGAGTGGTAGTTCAGTTGGTTAGAATACCGGCCTGTCACGCCGGGGGTCGCGGGTTCGAGTCCCGTCCACTCCGCCACTTGTTATTTCCTCAATAACAAGCAATAAATAATTTCCTTATTAACTAATCTAAATATAATTTTTTATCTGCTATCTGCTATCTGCTATCTGCTAAAAAATCGACTACTTAATGCTAACCTGCTAATATTCCTGCCTATTCTTTAATATTCAGCTTCTTATATCTGCATGAATAGCCAAGAATCTAGTCTCACTTTAAAAAAGGAAGCACTAAAATGAGCACACTAGGTCAACAATTAAAGCAGCTTAGAAATAATAAAAAATTGAGCCAACCTGAATTTGCAGAACAAGTGGGGATAGAACAGAGTTATTTATCAAAACTTGAAAATGATAAATCAATTCCCTCGAATGAAATATTTAGATCTTTATTGATTGCATTAGATCTTTCAATTGATGAGTTTATGAAGCCGCTAGTATCGAGTCACGATAAAGCTAGGCTGATGCAAATACCCGATGTAGAAGTGTGGTTTAAAAGTAAAGCTGTAAAGAGTTCTGCTGCACAGCGAAAAATTATATACCTCGCTATGTTTTTGATTGCTTTTGGCTGTGCACTATTTTATGCAGGCCATAAAAATTATGTGTTTAATGAACGTTTTTATGAGTATCGCTCAATTGGAATTATTAAAAATGATGAACCACTCAATGTTTTCAATCATTGGAAAGATTATATAATAGATCCCAGTGTTGAAAAGCGTACAGCAAAACTTAAAGAGATGCTTGCTAGGCGTGTTGAACTTTTTAAACTAATGGATGAATATATCGGTGAATCATTTATCGAAGAAGTGACAGATGGTAAACGTGTTTATACAACAAATGCTGTCCCACGCTACATATCACATGCAGGTAATACCTGGCTTGAGTTTATTGGATTATTTGCAGCTGTTTTTGGTTTAGTTCTGGCGGTATTAGAACCAAAATTAACGCGTCACCCATAAAAAGCTGTATGCGACCAAGCACACAGCTCTTATATTAATTTTAGCCCATAGTTGTATGGGCTTAAGCGCTATTTTAGATAGGTATCTAAAAAGTTTAAATAGGCATTAGATGCACTAATACGATTTTCTTTTTTAGTAAAACCATGGCCTTCATCTTCAAACAATACATACTCTACTGGTACGCCATTGGCTTTGACTGCGGCAACGAGTTCATCGCTTTCAACTTGTAAAACGCGCGGATCGTTAGCGCCTTGTATTACCATTAAAGGTTTTGTAATATTTTTAGCATGAAATAGTGGCGATATAGCCCGGTGACGCTCACCATCTGTTACAGGGTCGCCCATTTCATCGTATAAGGCCTTTTTAAAACTCTCCCACCATGGTGGAATTGAGTTAAGTGTTCTTACCCAGTTAGTCACCCCAAAAATATTAATACCTACTTTGAATTCTTCTGGTTCAAAGGCAAGTGCAGCTGCGGTCATAAACCCGCCGTAACTACCTCCCATAATGCCAATTTTTTCGCTATCGACCCAATCTAAACTTTGAAGATGCTTTTTACCGTACACTATATCTTGTAAGTCATCTGTGCCGTGCTTTTTATCATCCAAATGAAAAAATGTTTTACCGTACCCTGAACTACCCCGGTTATTTACGGCAAAAATAGCATAACCATGATTAACTAAATGTTGTAGCATTGCTCTATAACCAGTACGGCTTTGCCCACCAGGGCCGCCATGCACCCACACCAGCGCAGGTACTTTATTGTTTCTATTGGCTTGTTTTGGTTTATACAACACGCCTGGAACTTCTAAGCCATCAAAGCTTTTAAAGCGAACGATAGTGCTCTCTACTAAGTCGCTTTGATCTATATCTTTACTTAGTGTGTTGGTAAGCTGCTTAGCGTTATTATTACCCACTTGCCAAACAAATAAATTACTTGGGGATGTGTCAGAGTTCAAATAAAACGCCATGGTTTTCTCGTCACTTGAGAAATTTACACTGCGTAAATTACCATTGGGTAGGGTGGGCATAGCGACTTGTTTACCTGTACGAGTATCTAAAATAGTTACTTTAGTACTGGCATCGGC
The genomic region above belongs to Pseudoalteromonas sp. MM1 and contains:
- a CDS encoding YqcC family protein; this translates as MYQQTQAYLNQLSTLLKKHKLWQSTPIEAHKLQSQVPFCHDTMAFEQWLQFVFIEKMQQLITLNQPLPQNFAIAPMAEMALVGKTGSGEIITLLSELDAFLGKRHD
- the truC gene encoding tRNA pseudouridine(65) synthase TruC; translation: MTEKGEPVEYGELNILYQDEHFVAIDKPAGLLVHRSFLDKHETQFAMQMLRDQLGQHVFPVHRLDRPTSGVLLFALSSEAARDMNQLFIEGTIAKRYLALVRGFAPESVFLDKPLKEELDKIADKFATQNKAPQAAQTQFNCLHQASLPIPIGKYPTVRYSLVECFPKTGRKHQIRRHLNHLSIPIIGDVNHGDNQHNQFFREHFALRRLMLFATQLSFVHPYTHKPIVIKAPLGEDMLSICKQLGWPQQEKDY
- a CDS encoding flavodoxin; translation: MAHISIFVGSVNGGAERLSYDVANTIEKAGHTASVINEASLDDIKNASHILVVTSTTGQGDVPSNLAGLYFAMNSTFPMLTDKPFGVIAMGDRCYGDTFCGAGRSFDELLRDLQAKPVGNRLEIDACEDFEPWPVAEPWLKIWLEKLPA
- a CDS encoding LysM peptidoglycan-binding domain-containing protein, which encodes MNKSPLLIALALALSGCQTLTTVDSDAQAATQANKRLEGASPNDINNALMVNEQYQHVEQSEDAPVFDDVWERIRYQLSIDVPQNRPVVTERNYYARHQAYLDRISKRAEPYLHFIVEEVEKREMPIEIALLPIVESAFDPFGYSNRSASGIWQFMPATGERFDLKQNWWYDGRRDIVQSTRAALDYLSYLHKTLEGDWLNAIAAYNSGEGRLMRAIKKNRKKHLPTDFWSLDLPSETTAYVPKLLALADLLKRADEFNVKWKPVINAQVVEVVDVGTQIDLALAADMADMTLTELYRLNPGFNRWATDPNGPHFLLLPTDKAEQFSQKLAQTDVKDRLRWQQYTVARGDSLSVIAKKFTTSTSAIRSLNKLKSNTIRIGQQLLVPLTDGAINSEHLPKQMRLAANKATRTKLSHTVKSGDTLWDISREYDVTMDELASWNKLKKNAVLKLNQKLTVYKSASKPQATASTNRTITYKVRRGDSLARIASKFNLTVSEIIKWNNLAGQKYLQPGQKLKLKVDVRSS
- the gloB gene encoding hydroxyacylglutathione hydrolase produces the protein MVQVKAIKAFSDNYIWCVTTHNSDLAWVVDPGDAQPVMAHLAEHNIQLGGILITHHHSDHTGGVAELVKQFSNIAVYGPINSPFAGITNTLVDGDSIEVLGTRFNIITTPGHTLDHICYIHEELAFTGDTLFSGGCGRLFEGTPEQMWESFNKLRELPKTCKVYCTHEYTQANLAFAKAVEPRNPELLQYSDKVDAQRNKSEITLPSTIGQELKINPFMRSDLPTITELIPREFILVTKNNEPWENFASLRRFKDNF
- a CDS encoding class I SAM-dependent methyltransferase translates to MKPALSFQEGPKPLSWQQFPHGDYLRADIEQKMDQWLGRMFGYHMLKLGNLSGELNTSVSTIKHQVCVAEKGPYTGVIADIDELPFYEHSVDACILSHCLEYHSDPHHILREAHRTLIPGGYIVITGFNPFSLCGLAQMLPFSGQKLPWTGRFFTPARVKDWLNLLGFEIISDDRFIYSSLARGNRLSRFAFWRSFAKQYLKPMGSVYMLVARKRVAPLTPIKPKWHARPQFSPVKGAGLRQTSKQHFKQCEQKNNNS
- the rnhA gene encoding ribonuclease HI, with product MQKTVEIYTDGSCLGNPGPGGYGIFMIYNGHEKKLSQGYKLTTNNRMEMLAAIVALESLTRPCIVNLTTDSQYVKQGIESWIANWKKRGWQTSAKKPVKNVDLWKRLDSACSEHTVTWKWVKGHSGHKYNEIVDDLARDAASSSNLLDDVGYQP
- the dnaQ gene encoding DNA polymerase III subunit epsilon; this encodes MARRQIVLDTETTGIDPKQGHRIIEIGCVELVNRRLTGNNFHVYINPQRSIEEEAIDVHGITNEFLRDKPLYRDIAQEFFDYIKGAELVIHNAPFDVGHMDNEFALLNQGYPNTHDYCQVLDTLKMARDLHPGQKNNLDALCRRYDIDNAKRTLHGALLDSEILADVYLAMTGGQTKLNLNQNKDDGSEQQTGGIRRLSSDRAPLVVLRANDAEQSAHEARLDLVNKEGGHCLWRAE
- a CDS encoding TIGR03503 family protein, whose protein sequence is MKTMYFITVLCATSLFSASAFAVKQVELLKRDGQQNEIPLLDNRFRIDSQLDEITLLFFRKPGSPAVILVRPDGSKYFATNAVKDPNLDWFDELSYDLITIKKPMAGPWQVIGRILPDSRIVVLGEVSLKAQPLPPMLFRGETIKITGEILNDDEPIDANLFTEVVSLNVDFVSTNDESYANFGAGIQEVAEFKDDGRGFDERPRDGVFTGEFNLDFPAGQWTPELYIATPLLQRRIVQDPIIVHEPPFKSEIALAEQDIDDHLLTINIDSSIVKPNTVIVQGKIYYPNNEEQMFTIDAQAGDTRQLAIKNYDWGRYSVELSVFGTNINGREFMATIPTYKFEIERPIEAVPEIDPATLIDQNLPLETEPVEEKMATSTLVILILGCNLLILLIGWLAIRIFVQNKPIKFKVKLPFLKKKKAADDEVASADKNQVGQNGSKSDKSGEILNLSMSDD
- a CDS encoding helix-turn-helix domain-containing protein translates to MSTLGQQLKQLRNNKKLSQPEFAEQVGIEQSYLSKLENDKSIPSNEIFRSLLIALDLSIDEFMKPLVSSHDKARLMQIPDVEVWFKSKAVKSSAAQRKIIYLAMFLIAFGCALFYAGHKNYVFNERFYEYRSIGIIKNDEPLNVFNHWKDYIIDPSVEKRTAKLKEMLARRVELFKLMDEYIGESFIEEVTDGKRVYTTNAVPRYISHAGNTWLEFIGLFAAVFGLVLAVLEPKLTRHP
- a CDS encoding S9 family peptidase encodes the protein MKKALQLACITCAVSLALAGCNQSTILVSSTVKTEQAQQVKAYDAKTFFDTTSIMGSSFSPSGDKVLVSSDESGIYSLYEVDVKTGSKERLTNFKDSTYPVRYFPNDERVLFTKDSGGNERYHIYVREVDGSIKDLTPGDETRAGFAGFTKDGSQFFITSNQRDAKFMDLYRVDSETYEMSPVYQNELGLDVGAISPDGRFIALSKNNTNKDSDTYILDTYKKSLKPQLISKHDGPAQYTPETFSTDGKYLYYSTDAKGEFSQVWRYELATGKHTPALEDEWDVNFIYFSKSGRYQVSGVNADASTKVTILDTRTGKQVAMPTLPNGNLRSVNFSSDEKTMAFYLNSDTSPSNLFVWQVGNNNAKQLTNTLSKDIDQSDLVESTIVRFKSFDGLEVPGVLYKPKQANRNNKVPALVWVHGGPGGQSRTGYRAMLQHLVNHGYAIFAVNNRGSSGYGKTFFHLDDKKHGTDDLQDIVYGKKHLQSLDWVDSEKIGIMGGSYGGFMTAAALAFEPEEFKVGINIFGVTNWVRTLNSIPPWWESFKKALYDEMGDPVTDGERHRAISPLFHAKNITKPLMVIQGANDPRVLQVESDELVAAVKANGVPVEYVLFEDEGHGFTKKENRISASNAYLNFLDTYLK